TCCCGATCGTTCGACCAAGCCACGAAAGCGAAAGTTGGCGTCGAGTTCGCGGATATTGCCTTCGATTTCGGGATCAAAGTATTCCATGCGGATGCGATCGCCAGGTTGTAGTTTCAGCGGCGATTGCTTCCAATCCAAGAGCAGCATCTCATCCACCGCCAGTGGCGCACCGGTGAATCCGGGCAGGGGGCCGAGCGGGGCCGGTGCCTGGGGATTGACCGCCGCGACGATCGAATACGGAATCTCTGGCGGTTGGGCGAGCGTGCTGGCGAGCAGTTGCAGCGCGTTGGGGGGCACCGATGAGCCGGTCAATCGGTTGGCGAGATAAACAATCGTGGGATCGGCCACGAGATTCAGCGACTTGGCGACTTGGAGCGTGGTATCCGCCACGGTCGGCGGCAGAATCAGTTGGCGCGATTCCACGCTGATATAGTTTCGCTTTGTCTTGGGAATATGGACTTTCAGGCCGCGATCATCGAGATTTAGCCGACTTGCGAGTGACTTTTGCAGACTTTCCGTAGATGCACCATTCGCAAACAGTGCGTTGACTTTCCCACGCTGTTTGAGCCGCGATTGGAGAAAGTCCAACGAAATGTACAGATTCAGCGGCGTTCGCGGATTTGGGATGAAATCCAAGGCGTTCCCTGGATGCCCGGCTGGAAGCACACCTGCGACGGTGAGGTTAAACCGATCCGTGGATTCATCGGTATCGCGTTTTCCTAAGAATGACGACCGCGGCACGCCGCTAAACGACTGAGTAGAAAGTTCCAATCGATCGCCGACTTTCACGCGCAATTCCCGAGCGAGTGGTTCGGAAATCAGCACGCCACGCGGTTCATCGGGATTCAGTGTGACCGGCGTGGGAATTTCAAAATCCTGCCAGAATGAATCGGTGATTCCATAGACGGTGATTCGATTGATGAGGACCGGGTCGGCGTCGGTGGTTGGATCCGAACGGATGGATGCGGAGAGCACCAGCGCAGGGCGGACGGTGCCGGGCATTCCCGAGGCGACTTCGGCGCGGAACAGGTTGCTGGCAAAGAGGATCGATTCGATGGGGCCGAGTTGCCGCAGCGAGCGTTCGCGCAGGCTCGCCTTCAGCGAATCTCCGACGAGCAATGCCCCGGTGAGGACGGCTGCCCCCAGCCAGACCCCGAGCATGACCGCGATATTTCCGCGAATGTGATAGCGTAGGTTCCGCCCGACGAATCCCCATCGAGTCATGTTCCAATCCCCCCAATCGGAGCGGTGCGATGAACCGTTATCTTAGGAAAATTCGCGCGTTGAGACGAGGCAAAACTCGGGTCGGAACCGGTCGAGTTTCTCGGCGGGAATGACGGGAGCAGACACCAAATTTGAGAATAACCCCCCGGAGTCGTCCAAGAAATGAGACGAGGGCAAAATTCGGGAAAATGCCTTTGTGAAGGGATTCACGCGGGTAGGTCCATGGCTATAACGAGAACAGTTCTCGACTGCGCAATTCCAAGCGGGACCAAGGTTGAAGAGAGCGAATCGAATCGGTTATGCGATGAGATTGTTGCGAGTTTTAGTCGAAATTTGGCTCGGGTATCGAGCGAATCGAAACTGGAACAAGCGGCTTTCCGAAACGGTTGGTGTTGGCATTGAAATTGCACACAGTCCGAAATCGTTTCGCGATGACCATGTACTCGAAGAGAGGAGCGAGACACTTGGCGAGCATCTTCTCGCGGAGCATCGACTCGACAATTCGACAGGGAGCTGTAGGTGCAGTGATGGCCGTCGCTTTGGGCGCATCGCTGTTTTACTACTACGCCCTGCCGAGCTATACCCGCGTCGGTTACGCTCCTGAGCAGCCGATTCCGTTCTCGCATCAGTTGCACGTCGGTCAACTGGGCATGAACTGTTTGTACTGTCACACACAGGTGAATGAGTCTCCGCACTCGAACGTGCCGAACACTCAGACCTGTATGAATTGCCACAATCCGGAAAAGGCGAACGTGAAGGGGAACAGCCCCTTGCTGGCGCTGGCCCGAGAAAGCTGGCGATCGGGGAATCCGGTGCAGTGGAAGCGCATCCACAAGCTGCCGGAATATGCCTATTTCAATCACGCGGTCCACGTCAATCGTGGGGTGAGCTGCGTGAGCTGTCACGGTCAGATCAATGAGATGGCGGTGGTGTATCAGTCTCAGCCGTTGAGCATGGGCTGGTGCCTCACGTGCCACAATAACCCCGAGCAGCATCTGCGTCCGCTGAACGAGGTCTACAACATGACCTGGAAGC
This DNA window, taken from Tuwongella immobilis, encodes the following:
- a CDS encoding cytochrome c3 family protein yields the protein MAVALGASLFYYYALPSYTRVGYAPEQPIPFSHQLHVGQLGMNCLYCHTQVNESPHSNVPNTQTCMNCHNPEKANVKGNSPLLALARESWRSGNPVQWKRIHKLPEYAYFNHAVHVNRGVSCVSCHGQINEMAVVYQSQPLSMGWCLTCHNNPEQHLRPLNEVYNMTWKPQGSQTQEMIGKQIKDQLSINPPQNCQGCHR